One Streptomyces coeruleorubidus DNA segment encodes these proteins:
- a CDS encoding uroporphyrinogen-III synthase, with product MYEEEQRPDHGPLAGFTVGVTAARRADELGTLLQRRGAAVLHAPALRIVQLADDSELLGATKELIRQVPDIVVATTAIGFRGWVEAADGWGLGDDLLSRLAGARILARGPKVKGAVRAAGLTEEWSPSSESMAEVLDRLLEEGVDGQRIAIQLHGEPLPGFVEALREGGAEVVGVPVYRWMPPEDIAPVDRLLDATISRGVDALTFTSAPAAASLLSRAEERGMLPEVLEALSHDVLSACVGPVTALPLQSRGIDTIQPERFRLGPLVQLLCKELPGRARALPIAGHRVEIRGHAVLVDGDLKPVPPAGMSLLRALSRRPGWVVARAELLRALPGSGRDEHAVETAMARLRTALGTPKLIQTVVKRGYRLALDPAADTKYADA from the coding sequence ATGTACGAGGAAGAACAGCGACCGGACCACGGGCCCCTGGCGGGTTTCACCGTGGGCGTCACGGCCGCGCGCCGGGCCGACGAACTGGGGACGCTGCTGCAGCGGCGCGGTGCCGCCGTCCTGCACGCCCCCGCCCTGCGGATCGTGCAGCTCGCCGACGACAGCGAGCTGCTGGGCGCGACGAAGGAGCTCATCCGCCAGGTGCCGGACATCGTGGTCGCCACGACCGCGATCGGTTTCCGGGGCTGGGTCGAGGCCGCCGACGGCTGGGGGCTCGGCGACGATCTGCTGTCGCGGCTCGCCGGTGCACGGATCCTCGCGCGCGGCCCCAAGGTGAAGGGCGCGGTCCGGGCCGCCGGGCTGACGGAGGAGTGGTCGCCGTCGTCGGAGTCCATGGCGGAGGTGCTCGACCGGCTGTTGGAGGAGGGCGTCGACGGGCAGCGGATCGCGATCCAGCTGCACGGTGAGCCGCTGCCCGGGTTCGTGGAGGCGCTGCGGGAGGGCGGGGCCGAGGTCGTGGGCGTGCCCGTCTACCGGTGGATGCCGCCGGAGGACATCGCCCCGGTGGACCGCCTCCTGGACGCGACGATCTCCCGGGGTGTGGACGCGCTGACCTTCACCAGCGCCCCGGCCGCGGCCTCCCTGCTCTCCCGGGCGGAGGAGCGCGGGATGCTCCCCGAGGTACTGGAGGCCCTGAGCCACGACGTGCTGTCGGCCTGCGTGGGCCCGGTCACCGCCCTGCCGCTGCAGTCCCGCGGCATCGACACGATCCAGCCCGAACGCTTCCGGCTCGGCCCACTCGTCCAGCTCCTCTGCAAGGAACTGCCCGGCCGGGCACGCGCGCTGCCGATCGCCGGGCACCGGGTGGAGATCCGCGGCCACGCCGTCCTGGTCGACGGCGACCTCAAGCCCGTGCCGCCCGCCGGCATGTCCCTCCTGCGCGCCCTCTCCCGCCGCCCCGGCTGGGTGGTCGCCCGTGCGGAACTCCTCCGCGCCCTCCCCGGCTCCGGCCGCGACGAACACGCCGTCGAAACAGCCATGGCCCGCCTCCGCACGGCCCTCGGCACCCCGAAACTGATCCAGACGGTGGTCAAGCGGGGTTACCGCCTCGCCCTGGACCCGGCGGCGGACACGAAGTACGCGGACGCGTGA
- a CDS encoding nitrate/nitrite transporter — translation MTGPGTAPAPPSRGGRWIQHWDPENETFWKETGEKVARRNLFFSVLSEHIGFSIWTLWSVLVLFMGPEYGLTPADKFMLTSVVTLVGAVVRVPYTFAVAIFGGRNWTIISAGLLLVPTVAAFTVMEPGTSFSTFLLVGLLAGIGGGNFASSMTNINAFFPLRKKGWALGLNAGGGNIGVPVIQLAALGIIGAGGGPRVLLGIYIPLILVAAVMAALFMDNIENVKNDTGAAKDSARDPHTWIMSFLYIGTFGSFIGYSFAFGQVLQNQFGRTPLEAAYVTFIGPLLGSLIRPLGGWLADKYGGAKISLWNYVGMGVATAILIGASMEKSLALFTVAFVVLFVLSGLGNGSTFKMIPGIFQNKALAKGLKGEAAAAYGRRLSGASMGLIGAVGALGGVGINLAFRQSFLSYGSGTGAFVAFLAFYAVCFAVTWAVYLRRTTPRVPATTATSEAEPQLSYAKV, via the coding sequence ATGACAGGCCCTGGCACGGCACCCGCACCCCCGAGCAGGGGCGGACGCTGGATCCAGCACTGGGATCCGGAAAACGAGACTTTCTGGAAGGAAACCGGGGAGAAGGTCGCGCGCCGCAACCTCTTCTTCTCCGTGCTCTCCGAGCACATCGGTTTCTCGATCTGGACCCTGTGGTCCGTCCTGGTCCTGTTCATGGGCCCGGAGTACGGGCTGACCCCGGCCGACAAGTTCATGCTGACCTCGGTGGTCACGCTCGTCGGCGCCGTCGTCCGCGTCCCCTACACCTTCGCCGTCGCGATCTTCGGCGGCCGGAACTGGACGATCATCTCCGCCGGCCTCCTCCTCGTCCCGACCGTCGCCGCGTTCACCGTGATGGAGCCGGGCACCTCCTTCTCCACCTTCCTCCTCGTCGGGCTGCTGGCGGGCATCGGCGGTGGCAACTTCGCCTCCTCCATGACCAACATCAACGCCTTCTTCCCGCTGCGGAAGAAGGGCTGGGCCCTCGGCCTGAACGCGGGCGGCGGCAACATCGGCGTACCGGTGATCCAGCTGGCCGCCCTCGGGATCATCGGCGCCGGCGGCGGGCCGCGGGTGCTGCTCGGGATCTACATCCCGCTGATCCTCGTAGCCGCCGTCATGGCCGCGCTCTTCATGGACAACATCGAGAACGTGAAGAACGACACCGGTGCCGCCAAGGACTCCGCGCGGGACCCCCACACGTGGATCATGTCCTTCCTCTACATCGGAACCTTCGGCTCCTTCATCGGCTACAGCTTCGCCTTCGGCCAGGTCCTGCAGAACCAGTTCGGACGCACCCCGCTGGAGGCGGCGTACGTCACCTTCATCGGTCCGCTCCTCGGCTCGCTGATCCGGCCCCTGGGCGGCTGGCTGGCCGACAAGTACGGCGGCGCGAAGATCAGCCTGTGGAACTACGTCGGCATGGGCGTCGCGACGGCGATCCTGATCGGCGCCTCGATGGAGAAGTCGCTGGCGCTGTTCACCGTGGCGTTCGTGGTGCTGTTCGTCCTCAGCGGGCTCGGCAACGGCTCGACGTTCAAGATGATCCCGGGCATCTTCCAGAACAAGGCCCTCGCCAAGGGGCTGAAGGGTGAAGCGGCCGCTGCCTACGGGCGTCGCCTCTCCGGCGCCTCCATGGGACTCATCGGCGCGGTGGGCGCCCTCGGCGGTGTCGGCATCAACCTCGCCTTCCGCCAGTCCTTCCTCTCTTACGGCTCCGGCACCGGCGCCTTCGTCGCCTTCCTCGCCTTCTACGCGGTCTGCTTCGCGGTCACCTGGGCCGTATACCTTCGCCGTACGACTCCCCGGGTACCCGCCACGACGGCGACCTCGGAGGCGGAGCCGCAGCTCAGCTACGCCAAGGTATGA